A region of Athene noctua chromosome 12, bAthNoc1.hap1.1, whole genome shotgun sequence DNA encodes the following proteins:
- the LOC141965152 gene encoding protocadherin gamma-B5-like: MAGGRRQSRRRAAGPVLLPALLLGLCCRAAPERIRYAIPEELGRGSLVGPLARDLGLSPAELPARKLRVATAAERQLKYFSVSAESGELYVSERLDREEMCGEAASCSVSFEALVQNPLNVFHVEVDIQDVNDNSPRFLRDTFHLEINEFTSPGARYYLGMAEDPDVGSNALQGYELEKNGYFAVEVKQSQDGSKFAELVLRRALDRESEQSLRLVLTALDGGDPPRSGTAQLCINVTDANDNAPVFAQDRYRASLREDAPPGSTVLHVSASDADAGFNARITYGFGETPAKVLQKFVVDAESGTVTLREALDFEETRAFSLAVEARDGGGLVAHCEVEVEVLDVNDNAPEITLLSVSSPVPEDAPVGTVVALLNVMDRDSGENGQVSCELSGEAPLSLVASSSGGSYKVVTASALDREQAGEHRVTVVARDRGSPALSGRAALVLEVSDVNDNAPVFEEAAYSAYVAENNAAGAPVLRVRARDADAGANGRVSYWLAGGSAGAAPYVSVEARSGAVYAQRSFDYEQCREFAVAVRAQDGGAPARSSTATVRVFVLDRNDNAPRVLWPAAGAGPGAVAAGPAPFEVVPRSAEAGYLVAKVVAVDADAGRNAWLSYELVQAPEPALFRVGPHSGEVRTARAVSERDAAKQRLVAVVKDHGQPALSATATLHVVLAESLQEALPELSERAAGADSAAELQFYLVLALALLSALFLLSVALAVLARLRRAGPPAVLRCLGAQRFSAAGAAFPADFCEGTLPYSYNLCAAPGRAVAEGAWLPPPPPLPSLPAEELLGGERCGKRSPSSSAGAGEPPAEPDAPQVCEPARSRSSPSAGRSRRASGPGSSAAAVRGERSSGCPGGKERAGDAPCSASRQAAAALRALPAAAGSASPDKF; encoded by the coding sequence atggcgggcgggcggcggcagagCCGGCGGCGAGCAGCCgggccagtgctgctgcccgCTCTGCTGCTGGGCTTGTGCTGCCGGGCGGCGCCGGAGCGGATCCGCTACGCCATCCCcgaggagctgggcagaggctcGCTGGTGGGGCCGCTGGCGCGGGACCTGGGGCTGAGCCCGGCGGAGCTGCCGGCACGCAAGCTGCGGGTGGCGACTGCCGCTGAAAGGCAGCTGAAATACTTCTCGGTGAGCGCGGAGAGCGGGGAGCTGTACGTGAGCGAGAGGCTGGACCGGGAGGAGATGTGCGGCGAGGCGGCGTCCTGCTCCGTCAGCTTCGAGGCGCTGGTGCAGAACCCGCTCAACGTTTTCCACGTCGAGGTGGACATCCAGGACGTCAACGACAACTCCCCGCGCTTCCTGCGGGACACTTTCCATCTGGAGATCAACGAGTTTACTTCTCCCGGCGCCCGCTATTATTTAGGCATGGCCGAGGACCCGGACGTGGGCAGCAACGCGCTGCAGGGCTACGAGCTGGAGAAAAACGGGTACTTCGCGGTGGAGGTGAAGCAGAGCCAAGACGGCAGCAAGTTCGCGGAGCTGGTGCTGCGCCGGGCGCTGGACCGGGAGAGCGAGCAGAGCCTGCGGCTGGTGCTGACGGCGCTGGACGGCGGCGACCCGCCCCGGAGCGGCACCGCCCAGCTCTGCATCAACGTCACCGACgccaacgacaacgcgcccgtgTTCGCACAGGACCGGTACCGCGCCAGCCTGCGCGAGGACGCGCCGCCGGGCTCGACGGTGCTGCACGTGTCCGCCTCCGACGCCGACGCGGGCTTCAACGCCCGGATCACCTACGGCTTCGGGGAAACGCCGGCCAAGGTGCTTCAGAAGTTCGTGGTGGACGCGGAGAGCGGGACGGTCACGCTGCGGGAGGCGCTGGACTTCGAGGAGACACGCGCGTTCAGCCTGGCCGTGGAGGCGAGGGACGGCGGCGGCCTGGTGGCCCACTgcgaggtggaggtggaggtgctggacgtgaacgacaacgcgcccgaaATCACGCTGTTGTCGGTGTCGAGCCCGGTGCCCGAGGACGCGCCGGTGGGCACGGTGGTGGCCCTGCTGAACGTGATGGACCGCGACTCCGGGGAGAACGGTCAGGTGTCGTGCGAGCTGTCGGGCGAGGCGCCGCTGTCGCTGGTGGCGTCGTCGTCGGGCGGCTCGTACAAGGTGGTGACGGCGAGCGCGCTGGACCGGGAGCAGGCGGGCGAGCACCGGGTGACGGTGGTGGCCCGCGACCGGGGCAGCCCGGCGCTGTCCGGGCGCGCGGCGCTGGTGCTGGAGGTGtcggacgtgaacgacaacgcgccggtgTTCGAGGAGGCCGCCTACAGCGCCTACGTGGCGGAGAACAACGCGGCGGGCGCGCCGGTGCTGCGCGTGCGCGCGCGGGACGCGGACGCGGGCGCCAACGGGCGCGTGAGCTACtggctggcgggcggcagcgcgggcgcgGCGCCCTACGTGTCGGTggaggcgcggagcggcgcggtgTACGCGCAGCGCTCCTTCGACTACGAGCAGTGCCGCGAGTTCGCGGTGGCGGTGCGGGCGCAGGACGGCGGGGCGCCGGCGCGGAGCTCGACGGCCACGGTGCGCGTCTTCGTGCTGGACCGCAACGACAACGCGCCGCGGGTGCTgtggccggcggcgggcgcggggccgggcgcggtcgcggcggggccggcgccgttCGAGGTGGTGCCGCGGTCGGCCGAGGCCGGGTACCTGGTGGCCAAGGTGGTGGCGGTGGACGCGGACGCGGGGCGCAACGCGTGGCTGTCGTACGAGCTGGTGCAGGCGCCGGAGCCGGCGCTGTTCCGCGTGGGGCCGCACAGCGGCGAGGTGCGGACGGCGCGCGCCGTGTCGGAGCGGGACGCGGCCAAGCAGCGGCTGGTGGCCGTGGTGAAGGACCACGGGCAGCCGGCGCTGtcggccacggccacgctgcaCGTGGTGCTGGCCGAGAGCTTGCAGGAGGCGCTGCCGGAGCTGAgcgagcgggcggcgggcgccgACTCGGCGGCGGAGCTGCAGTTCTACCTGGTGCTGGCGCTGGCGCTCCTCTCCGCCCTGTTCCTGCTGAGCGTGGCGCTGGCCGTGCTGGcgcggctgcgccgggccgggccgcccgccgtcCTGCGCTGCCTGGGCGCGCAGCGCTtctccgcggccggcgccgccttCCCGGCCGACTTCTGCGAGGGCACCTTGCCCTACTCCTACAACCTGtgcgcggcgccgggccgcgccgtggCCGAGGGCGCttggctgccgccgccgccgccgctgcccagcCTGCCCGCGGAGGAGCTTCTCGGCGGGGAGCGCTGCGGGAAGCGGAGCCCGAGCAGCAGCGCCGGCGCGGGAGAGCCGCCCGCCGAGCCCGACGCACCGCAGGTCTGTGAGCCCGCGCGCTCTCGCTCTTCCCCTTCGGCCGGGCGGAGCCGTCGTGCCTCTGGCCCGGGCTCTTCCGCGGCTGCTGTGCGCGGGGAGCGCTCCTCCGGCTGCCCGGGAGGGAAGGAACGAGCGGGGGATGCCCcttgctctgccagcaggcaggcagccgcGGCACTCCGTGCTCTGCCGGCGGCCGCAGGCTCAGCTTCACCCGACAAATTCTGA
- the LOC141965221 gene encoding protocadherin gamma-A2-like encodes MSARRKEELSGRDGSAGAPRRAGSDVCVGGAGAVPARCPWAGPGGQRSAALGACSAGRRLRAPLLTEEEREEGRSAAGSPARCGPARSLARWLARRPGGLRASPRCGAVLQRGGGAGGSGRGRPQGAAAGEGRRRRIRIQSREREPEPEPDPEAIRRAAAGRCRRCCGAPGAAAEMCAAGRRRGRRERALLWCVLVAAWEAAWGQLRYSVPEEMPKGSFVGDVAKDLGLELTALRDRGLRVVSAGRTQYFSLHGKTGHLVTAERIDREQLCETVQRCVLRCEVIVEGEMQVYGIEVEITDINDNAPSFKETELEERMSETTSPGSRFPLVEAHDPDSGANSLQRYELSGDEHFSLAVRAGPGGDQRPELVLAKALDREEAAFHELVLRASDGGDPARTGTARIRVAVLDANDNAPVFGQAEYTVRVPEDVPVGSTLLIVTATDADEGINGHVKYSLKKTTEKASRIFHLDSETGAIAVVRSLDFEDAALYELDVQARDGGELFDTAKVTITVTDVNDNAPEISVRSALSEISEDAPSGTVVALLHVQDRDSGANGEVRCSIAENLPFRLERSLGDYYRVVTSRQLDREEVAEYNVTVRAADGGSPALRSSAVLALRVLDVNDNAPVFAEARYSARLPENNAAGALVLTVRAADADWGQNARVRYRLSEGRVRGAPLSSYVSVQAETGALYALRSFDYEEVREVGLWVRAEDGGAPALSSNVSVRLVIVDENDNAPQVLYPPPAPGPGAGPGAGWAGVELAPRSAEPGALVAKVVAVDADAGQNAWLSYELAKATEPGLFRVGLHSGEVRTARFPLARDAARQSLVVVVKDHGRPALSATATLTVVLAESVAELLSELGSAAAAPGEPAGSLTRWLVVAVAAVSCLFLAFLLLLLALRLRRWRRSQLLAAGSGALRGVPASHFVGIDGVRAFLRSYSHEVSLTADSRKSQLRLSAGSCCDTLPARPPPDEPAPLLGEDPAAAPVSSRARTSRLRDASLCCCSGLAAPRPARCGGGSRSQAGSASRGTAPAAAASGWREGSVGPGLSAAAAAGRGTRGSLSVKAPHTVCSSASTDSSVHFGHQNAVCVKYLLLNGKTIPRRSCEFLVACGKFRGWTYPGIFIMNVLFVEGFSKTLSFIALFITTVSQHRVFISR; translated from the exons ATGTCggcgaggaggaaggaggagctgTCGGGGAGAGACGGCAGCGCAGGAGCTCCCCGCCGGGCGGGCAGCGATGTCTGTGTCGGTGGCGCCGGTGCCGTCCCCGCGAGGTGTccgtgggcagggccgggcgggcagcgctcGGCAGCGCTCGGTGCCTGCAGTGCCGGGAGGAGGCTGCGGGCGCCGCTGTTGACCGAGGAGGAGCGAGAGGAAGGCCGGAGCGCTGCAGGCAGCCCCGCCCGCTGCGGCCcggctcgctcgctcgctcgctggCTGGCTCGGCGGCCGGGCGGTCTGCGAGCGTCCCCGCGGTGCGGAGCCGTGCTGCAGCGaggcggaggggccggcggcagcggccggggccggcCACAGGGAGCGGCAGCcggagagggaagaaggaggaggatcaGGATCCAGAGCCGTGAAcgggagccggagccggagccagACCCAGAAGCGAttcggcgggcggcggcgggtcggTGTCGGCGGTGTTGCGGGGCCCCAGGGGCCGCGGCGGAGATGTgcgcggcggggaggcgccggggccggcgggagcgagCCCTGCTGTGGTGCGTGCTGGTGGCGGCGTGGGAGGCGGCGTGGGGGCAGCTGCGCTACTCGGTTCCCGAGGAGATGCCCAAGGGCTCGTTCGTGGGCGACGTGGCCAAGGacctggggctggagctgacGGCGCTCCGCGACCGCGGCCTCCGCGTTGTCTCCGCAGGGAGGACGCAGTATTTCTCCCTGCACGGGAAGACGGGACACTTGGTGACGGCGGAGAGGATCGACAGAGAGCAGCTGTGCGAGACGGTGCAGCGATGCGTGCTGCGGTGTGAGGTGATAGTGGAGGGGGAAATGCAGGTTTACGGAATCGAAGTGGAAATCACGGACATTAACGACAACGCTCCCAGCTTCAAGGAAACTGAACTGGAGGAGAGAATGAGCGAGACGACATCGCCGGGGTCGCGGTTTCCCCTGGTCGAGGCTCACGACCCGGACTCGGGAGCGAATTCCCTGCAGCGCTACGAGCTGAGCGGCGACGAGCACTTCTCGCTGGCCGTGcgggcgggccccggcggggACCAGCGTCCCGAGCTGGTGCTGGCGAAGGCGCTGGACCGCGAGGAGGCGGCGTTTCACGAGCTGGTGCTGAGGGCGAGCGACGGCGGCGACCCGGCGCGGACGGGCACGGCGCGGATCCGCGTGGCGGTGCTGGACgccaacgacaacgcgcccgtgTTCGGCCAGGCGGAGTACACGGTGCGTGTGCCGGAGGACGTGCCCGTGGGCTCCACCCTCCTCATCGTCACGGCCACCGACGCCGACGAGGGGATCAACGGGCACGTGAAATACTCGCTGAAGAAAACCACAGAGAAGGCCTCGAGGATTTTTCATCTAGACTCCGAGACGGGAGCGATCGCGGTGGTGCGGAGCCTGGACTTCGAGGACGCGGCGCTATACGAACTGGATGTCCAGGCACGGGACGGCGGCGAGCTTTTCGACACAGCGAAAGTCACGATCACGGTGACAGACGTAAACGACAACGCGCCCGAGATTTCGGTGCGGTCGGCGCTGAGCGAGATCTCAGAGGACGCCCCGTCGGGGACGGTGGTGGCCCTGCTGCACGTGCAGGACCGCGACTCGGGGGCGAACGGCGAGGTGCGGTGCAGCATCGCGGAGAACCTCCCGTTCCGGCTGGAGAGGTCGTTGGGGGACTACTACCGCGTGGTGACGTCGAGGCAGCTGGACCGGGAGGAGGTGGCGGAGTACAACGTGACGGTGCGGGCGGCCGACGGCGGGTCGCCGGCGCTGCGGAGCAGCGCGGTGCTGGCGCTGCGGGTgctggacgtgaacgacaacgcgccggtgTTCGCGGAGGCGCGCTACAGCGCCCGGCTGCCCGAGAACAACGCGGCGGGCGCGCTGGTGCTGACGGTGCGCGCGGCGGACGCGGACTGGGGGCAGAACGCGCGCGTGCGGTACCGGCTGTCGGAGGGGCGGGTGCGGGGCGCGCCGCTCTCGTCCTACGTGTCGGTGCAGGCGGAGACGGGCGCGCTGTACGCGCTGCGCTCCTTCGACTACGAGGAGGTGCGCGAGGTGGGGCTGTGGGTGCGGGCGGAGGACGGCGGCGCGCCGGCGCTGAGCAGCAACGTGTCGGTGCGGCTCGTGATCGTGGAcgagaacgacaacgcgccgcAGGTGCTGTACCCGccgccggcgccggggccgggcgcggggccgggcgcgggctgGGCGGGCGTGGAGCTGGCGCCGCGCTCGGCGGAGCCCGGGGCGCTGGTGGCCAAGGTGGTGGCGGTGGACGCGGACGCGGGGCAGAACGCGTGGCTGTCGTACGAGCTGGCCAAGGCGACGGAGCCGGGGCTGTTCCGCGTGGGGCTGCACAGCGGCGAGGTGCGCACGGCGCGCTTCCCGCTGGCCCGCGACGCGGCGCggcagagcctggtggtggtggtgaaggaccACGGGCGGCCGGCGCTGTCGGCCACGGCCACGCTGACGGTGGTGCTGGCCGAGAGCGTGGCCGAGCTGCTGTCGGAGctgggcagcgcggcggcggcgccgggcgagcCGGCCGGCAGCCTGACgcggtggctggtggtggccgtGGCGGCCGTGTCCTGCCTCTTCCtcgccttcctgctgctgctgctggcgctgcgcCTGCGGCGGTGGCGCCGCTCGCAGCTgctggcggcgggcagcggcgccttGCGCGGCGTGCCGGCCTCGCACTTCGTGGGCATCGACGGCGTCCGCGCCTTCCTGCGCTCCTACTCGCACGAGGTGTCGCTCACGGCCGACTCGCGCAAGAGCCAGCTCCGCTTGTCGGCCGGCAGCTGCTGCGACaccctcccggcccggccgccgcccgacGAGCCCGCGCCGCTGCTCGGGGAGgaccccgccgctgccccggtgAGTTCCCGTGCCCGGACTTCCCGGCTCCGCGACGCTTCGCTCTGCTGCTGCTCGGGCCTGGCCGCGCCGCGTCCCGCCCGCTGCGGAGGGGGGTCTcgctcccaggcaggcagcgctTCCCGCGGCACCGCGCCGGCTGCCGCTGCCTCTGGCTGGCGGGAGGGGAGCGTGGGACCGGGGCTcagcgctgccgctgctgccggcCGCGGGACAAGGGGCTCACTGTCG GTGAAAGCTCCTCACACAGTGTGTTCCTCAGCCAGTACTGACAGCAGTGTCCATTTTGGGCACCAGAATGCAGTGTGCGTGAAGTACCTCTTGCTCAACGGGAAGACCATTCCCAGACGTTCCTGCGAATTCCTTGTTGCTTGCGGGAAATTCCGTGGTTGG ACATACCCAGGTATTTTCATCATGAATGTCTTATTCGTTGAAGGTTTTTCTAAAACTCTATCCTTCATTGCTTTATTTATCACCACTGTCTCACAACACAGAGTTTTCATTTCACGTTAA